GTCCGCCGCCTCCTCCCATGGTGGGGAAGGTGCCGGGTCGCCGGTGAGGTGCTGCCATGCCCGGTTGGCCTCGTGCGCGACGCGGGCGATGTCCTCGGGGGCGGTCATGTGATCGGCGCCTCCCACGCCTCCCGCCATGTGAGGGCCCGATGACGCCATCGGCCTGCAGGCCCTTCTCGCTCTGAAACGCCCGGCAGACCTGCTCTGACCGCGGTCCGTACGCGCCGTCGGCGGTGAGCCGCCAGCCTCGACTCTTCATCTGCCGCTGCCAGGTCGAACGCGCCGACGCCATCGAGCAGACCCGCCTGACCCGCGCGGAGATGAACCAGCGCATAGCCGACCTGCGCGCCCAGACCGAGGAACGTGCCCGGCGGGCGCTCACCATCGTCGGGCTGCTCATCGCCGCCCTGTCC
The DNA window shown above is from Thermomonospora umbrina and carries:
- a CDS encoding peptidoglycan-binding domain-containing protein, which gives rise to MRWFISARVRRVCSMASARSTWQRQMKSRGWRLTADGAYGPRSEQVCRAFQSEKGLQADGVIGPSHGGRRGRRRSHDRPRGHRPRRARGQPGMAAPHRRPGTFPTMGGGGGPAAGQRRRRRRPGAHRRRTPRVA